The genomic DNA AGGCGATGAACTGCACCATGACCGGCCTCGCGGTAAGCGTCTCCGGCATGTACCCGGTATTCAAGTTTCAGGCATCGATCCGGTATGAAACCGAATTGCTGGCTGACCGCTTCAAGTTCTAGGAAGACACCCCATGCGTCGGATGTCCAACCACGCGGTAGACGACGGTGATGACGAAGACCATGGCATCGACCTGGCGCCGATGCTGGATTTCGTCCTCAACCTGCTGATCTTTTTCATCATCACCGCGATCTTCGTCAAAGAGGTCGGCCTGACCCTGTCGACGCCGCCGCCGAACAACAAGGCGAAGAAGACCGACAACGACGATACGACGATGTATATCGCGGTGCGCGCCAATGGCGACATCGTGGTCGACCAGCGTCTGATCGACAAAGGCTCGGTGCGCCCGAACGTCGAGCGCTTCAAGGGCGAAAAGCCGGAAGGCTCGGTGATCATCGTGGCGAACACCAAGGCACCGACCGGCATCGTCGTCGGCGTCATGGATGAAGTCCGTCAGGGTGGCATCACCAACGTTTCGATTGCGCCGACGACGACCAACAGAACCCAGTAGCCCTGTGCAGTAGCACTGAGTAAGGACGAGCGAAAGCCATGCTGCCTCAAAGACACGATCACGACGAAGAGCACCACGGCATCGACTTGGCGCCGATGCTGGACTTCGTTTTCAACCTGCTGATCTTTTTCATCATCATCACGTCCTTCGTCAAGCAGTCGGGCGTCAAGGTCGTTCCGACCGACGCCAAGACGGCCGAGCATCGTGACTCCGGCAACATCCTGATTGCGGTCCGTGCCAATGGCGAGATCTGGATGGATCGCAAGAAAGTGTCCTTGCCGGAAGTGCGGGCCATGGTCGAGCGCATGCATGCCGAACGTCCGGACGACACGGTGGTGATCCAGGCCGACAAGATGTCGGAGAGCGGGATCATGAGCAAAGTCATGGAGCAGGTACAGGCGGGCGGCATTCTGACCGTATCGGTCGGCACCAAGGGCAAGGTGTAAGCACATGGCAAGCACTCCAATGCCGCGTGGCACCACCACGCAGAACCCCATCCGCTTCATTCCGGCGCTCTGTGTCGGCCTGAGCGTCATCGTCGGCATGTTCTGGCTGCTGCACACGCTGATCACC from Nevskia ramosa DSM 11499 includes the following:
- a CDS encoding ExbD/TolR family protein — its product is MRRMSNHAVDDGDDEDHGIDLAPMLDFVLNLLIFFIITAIFVKEVGLTLSTPPPNNKAKKTDNDDTTMYIAVRANGDIVVDQRLIDKGSVRPNVERFKGEKPEGSVIIVANTKAPTGIVVGVMDEVRQGGITNVSIAPTTTNRTQ
- a CDS encoding ExbD/TolR family protein, giving the protein MLPQRHDHDEEHHGIDLAPMLDFVFNLLIFFIIITSFVKQSGVKVVPTDAKTAEHRDSGNILIAVRANGEIWMDRKKVSLPEVRAMVERMHAERPDDTVVIQADKMSESGIMSKVMEQVQAGGILTVSVGTKGKV